In one Fimbriimonadaceae bacterium genomic region, the following are encoded:
- a CDS encoding DUF4139 domain-containing protein, translating to MLSLIAAFVVGTVPQAPQLEGYAFTTRLQTLVVFRDGFGFYLREGTAKLQAGWATTNLVPRALSGTLWVYPTNPADRIDTVVTTNDNLVEFDGPTDLKRALSDKVGLRLRVLSEARKTEGQLTAVLDQMMLLKGDDGSYTALEYARVDSVALANFPVRIKVRTQQPDGKAGVRLAYVQEGVHWEPSYVLEMLPGKRGRLTLRGTLLGLDEELKGTDVVFVVGAPVMVNRGSLDDLLAGYISGTVFAGNRPGALARSGESKAADAEKSGALSRGPRGGGGLGGGLQPLSSSESGELQYYSKPDFSLRPGERAMATIFEIDIPVSPLFEWDADGDRVTYLLTLENNSTQPLTAGPVFVVEDARPVGQERIEYTAKGGKAELRLAQGIGLKVERVEKEVKRGDPYKIGDQNFLAITLGGTLSLENLRKEPAEVRVTRTVEGKVLSVGSGGSVKNTVVQRTSPNASNTLEWKITVAPGTKTALDYSYETVVNLG from the coding sequence ATGCTGAGTTTGATTGCGGCTTTCGTCGTGGGCACAGTCCCCCAAGCGCCCCAACTTGAGGGGTACGCATTTACGACCCGTCTCCAAACGTTGGTGGTGTTTCGGGACGGGTTCGGCTTCTACCTCCGCGAAGGCACCGCCAAACTGCAGGCCGGGTGGGCGACCACCAATCTGGTCCCCCGGGCGCTGAGTGGCACGCTGTGGGTCTATCCCACAAACCCCGCCGACCGAATCGACACGGTCGTCACGACGAATGACAACCTCGTCGAATTCGACGGGCCTACGGACCTCAAGCGCGCGTTGTCGGACAAGGTCGGCCTAAGACTTCGAGTCCTGTCCGAAGCGCGTAAGACCGAGGGCCAGTTGACGGCGGTACTCGACCAGATGATGCTCCTCAAGGGTGACGACGGCTCGTACACGGCCTTGGAGTACGCACGGGTCGACTCCGTGGCGTTGGCGAACTTCCCTGTTCGGATCAAAGTGCGAACGCAGCAGCCGGACGGCAAGGCGGGCGTCCGCCTCGCCTACGTGCAAGAGGGAGTGCATTGGGAACCCTCGTACGTCCTCGAGATGCTCCCGGGCAAGCGCGGGCGGTTGACTCTGCGGGGGACACTGCTGGGACTGGACGAGGAGCTGAAGGGAACGGACGTGGTGTTCGTCGTGGGAGCCCCGGTCATGGTCAACCGTGGCTCGCTGGATGATCTGCTCGCCGGGTACATCAGCGGCACGGTGTTCGCCGGCAACCGGCCCGGGGCCCTTGCGCGCTCGGGCGAGTCGAAGGCCGCCGACGCGGAGAAGTCCGGTGCGTTGTCCCGGGGCCCGCGGGGCGGAGGAGGTCTCGGCGGCGGCTTGCAGCCGCTCTCGTCGTCGGAGTCGGGCGAGTTGCAGTACTACTCCAAACCCGACTTCTCGCTTCGGCCTGGAGAGCGCGCGATGGCCACGATCTTCGAGATCGACATACCCGTAAGTCCGCTCTTCGAGTGGGACGCCGACGGCGATCGGGTGACCTACCTGCTGACGCTTGAGAACAACTCGACACAGCCGCTCACGGCAGGGCCCGTGTTCGTCGTCGAAGACGCCAGGCCGGTTGGACAAGAGCGCATCGAGTACACCGCCAAGGGTGGCAAAGCGGAGCTCCGGCTGGCCCAGGGGATCGGCCTCAAGGTCGAGCGGGTCGAGAAGGAAGTCAAGCGCGGCGATCCGTACAAGATAGGAGATCAAAACTTCCTCGCAATCACCCTCGGCGGCACGCTGAGTCTCGAGAATCTGAGGAAGGAGCCGGCGGAGGTGCGCGTGACCAGAACGGTCGAGGGGAAAGTGTTGTCGGTGGGAAGCGGAGGATCGGTGAAGAACACCGTCGTCCAGCGCACGAGCCCCAATGCGAGCAACACCCTCGAGTGGAAGATCACGGTCGCGCCCGGTACGAAGACGGCGCTCGACTATTCTTACGAAACGGTGGTCAATCTGGGATAA